The following are encoded in a window of Pecten maximus chromosome 17, xPecMax1.1, whole genome shotgun sequence genomic DNA:
- the LOC117315726 gene encoding uncharacterized protein LOC117315726, whose translation MAMLVKYGVSLGKLGLLGGAVGVTTHYGVWGNTEQGVNAYEQLQDLVEPYTPEELSQVKSMTTSAFNSRLESSPRSSGASKNSPSTFTEVYNKGVQKTFEFMVNSPGMVSGSMNNLTNTVKEQFKEK comes from the exons ATGGCGATGCTTGTGAAATA tGGGGTCTCTTTAGGGAAACTAGGGCTTCTCGGGGGAGCTGTTGGGGTGACAACCCACTATGGTGTGTGGGGAAACACAGAACAAGGAGTGAACGCCTACGAACAGCTTCAGGATCTGGTGGAGCCCTACACTCCAGAGGAACTCTCACAG gTCAAGTCTATGACAACCTCGGCATTTAACAGTCGCCTGGAGAGTAGTCCTCGCTCATCAGGCGCCAGTAAAAACTCGCCATCAACCTTTACGGAAGTATACAACAAAG GTGTCCAGAAAACGTTTGAGTTTATGGTAAATTCTCCAGGTATGGTCAGTGGAAGCATGAATAACTTGACCAACACTGTTAAAGAGCAGTTCAAGGAGAAGTAG